GGTGAAGAGGTGGAGGAAATTGTGATCAGGTATCTCAACAGGCTTTCCGACTACCTTTTTATGCTTTGCAGGGCAATGACTTATGAGCTCGGAATCGAGGAAGTTACGTGGAATCCGAGGGTCTCTTCTAAAAAATAATTGTTATACTAAATATCAGGTATTTATAGATTAAATATTTAAATTGCAATCCCTGACAAAAGTCGTTTTCAGCGTACAAAAAATTAAATTTTGGCATCATGACAGCCGACACATTACAGATTGAGATTCAGCCGACAAGCCAGTCTCGCTTACAGGATGTTGATTTCGACAACCTGGTTTTCGGGCGGAATATTTCCGACCACATGTTTATCGCCGAATATCGCGAAGGCCAATGGCAGGACCTTCGGATCGTCCCTTACGGCGACCTCTCGCTCAGCCCTGCTACTGCTGCCCTTCATTACGGACAAGCCATTTTTGAAGGAATGAAAGCCTACAAAAATGAAGAAGGCGAAGTGCTTTTGTTTCGTGCAATAGATAACTGGAAAAGACTCAACAAATCGGCGGAACGTCTCTGCATGCCTTCCATCCCGGAGGAAATTTTCATGAACGGCCTGGTGGAATTGCTGCGCCTGGATGCTGGATGGGTTCCGTCACAGCCCGGCTGCTCGCTGTACATTCGTCCGTACATGTTTGCTACTGATCCTTATATTGGCGTAAAGGCCTCTGATTCATACTATTTTATCATTTTCACCAGTCCTGTTGGCACGTACTATGCGAAGCCGCCGCGCGTGAAAGTGGAAACGCATTTTATCCGCGCCGCAGAAGGTGGGGTTGGCGGAACCAAATGCGCTGGTAATTATGCCGGTTCACTATACCCAGCCAAGCTGGCCCAGCAGGAAGGTTACGACCAGCTGATCTGGACAGACGCCCGCGAGCATGCTTACATTGAAGAATCGGGAACGATGAATATCATGTTCCTGATCGACGGAAAACTGGTTACGCCATACGTTTCCGAAACCACGCTTGACGGTATTACCAGGAAAAGCATTGTGGCGATCGCTCAGAAGTGGGGCATACCTGTGGAAGAGCGCAGGGTAAGTGTAAAAGAAATTATCGACGCCGCAAAAGACGGCTCGCTGGAATCTGCTTTCGGGGCTGGTACTGCTGTGGTAATTTCTCCCTTCGCAACCATTGCCTACGAAGGAGTTGACTATACGCTTCCTGAAATCAAAGAGGATTCGTTTGTTACCAAAGTCAAAAACTATCTAACCGACCTGCGTACCGGTAAGGAAGAAGACGTGTTTGGCTGGATGCTGAAAGTTTAGAGTTTAGGAGTTCAATAAGTTTATGAGTTCGTAAGTTTAAAGTTTATGAGCAAAGAGCTCAAAGTAAGGTTCAACCGATGCTTTGAGCTCTTTTTCTTTTGCCGAAGAAACAAAAATCTCTTCCCACTCTAAACTTATTAACTCTAAACTCATAAACTCTAAACTCATAAACTCTAAACTCCCAAACTCCCTCAAACAAACGTCCGCGTGCCTGAATAATTCTCCCGAAACTCCTTGGGGGTGCAGCCGTTTTTGGTCTTAAATATCCTGTTGAAATACGACAAATTATTAAAGCCGCATTTGTAAGCGATTTCGGAAATTGTATCACTGGTATTGATCAAATACCTCGACGCATGCCCCAGTCTGATCTCATTCAGGCTTTCAATGAAAGTCTTCCCTGTACTCTTCCTGATGAATCTGCTGAAAGAAACTTCGGACATACCCGCGAGTTTGGATATACCTTCGAGATTGATTTCTTTGTCGTAATTATCCCGCATATAAGCAAACACCTTTTCGATCCGCCGGCTATTGAAATTGATATTATCATTGCTAAAAGTGCTGTTAGAGAGTGTCCGCATATTGCGCGAAACCGACAGATCGTGCAGGATATACATTAATTCTAAAATCGAGTCGAACCCGCTTTTTTGAGCCAGCGCCTGAAACCGCGGCAAGATCCTTTCAATGGTCTCTTTGGAAAAAGATATCCCCTTTGCCGATTTTTCCAGCAGCGACCGCACAAAGAAAAGTTGATTCCTTTTTAAAAATTTTTCATCAAAAAGGTCTTTATGAAACTGGACTGTTATCTCTTTTACCTCGGGCATTCCTTCCTGCCAGGTATAGCTGTGCGTAAGCCAGCCATGCGGCAGGTTATTGCCTACTAAAACCAGCTCGGCATCATCAATCACCTCCGTGTGGTCGCCGATAATCCGCTTCACCCCTCGCCCGGAAAGGATCAGGTTCAATTCGTATTCCTCGTGTGTATGAAGCGGAAAGTCGAAAACTGTCTTACTGCGTGTAAATACCGTAAAACAGTCGTATTGTGTCAAAGGGGTAATTTCGCGGTAAATTTTATTCATAGAGTGACGGTTAGTTGTTACATAAATTAACTATCTGAAGTTTAAATTGTATCAGGCAACCCGAAATTACTCATTTTAGATTATTTGTTCAAATACGCCAAATAAACACATTTGAAAGGCATTCTACTACAACAGCGCAACAAAACATTGCATATTTTATAGAATGCATTATAATAAGTAAGCGGTTTATCAAAACATCCATACTGGATGTTCAGCAATTAAATGTGCTGGAAATGCTCGATATGGATGGATCGTTACGATTATGCTATGGCATAAAAAGTGTATGGCTGCCGTGGCTGCGGTACAAAAAACCACCGAGTTGACCGCAGGCTCTCAAAACGTGTCGTACGGTAATATTTTAGGGTATCTTTTTGTTTTTTATCCTAATTTTGAAATTCACCTTAGCTACGTTATTTCCCTTTATGATACAATCATTCATGGCTGACGCCGACAAAGATCTTGTTTTTGCAAAAGTTCAGCAGTTTATCACCGAGCAAGGCTTCACGGTTGTCAGCAAAGATCATTCGAGACCCTGGGGCGGCTTTTTTGTGTTAGAAGAAAGCCAGGCTCCCCAATTCATTTCTACTTTTTTCCCACATCTTTCACTTGCAGATTTTGCCGGTTATGAAAAGCTGAGCCCAAAAATTCTGGTAGTGGCACCCAACAAGCGCCTTTCGTGGCAATATCACCACCGCAGGGCTGAAATATGGAAAGTAATTGGTGGTAATGCAGGTATTGTGATCAGCGACACGGATGAAGAAACTGAATTGCAACAACTGCCTATCGGAACTGTTATCGATTTGAAAAAAGGGGAACGTCACCGTTTGGTAGGCGTCGATGAATGGGGGATTGTGGCAGAAATATGGCAACATACCGACCCTTCAAACCCTTCCGATGAGGACGATATTGTGCGTGTTCAGGACGATTTTGGCAGGTAAACCCACAAAGCTTTTTTCACAGTTTGATAAATCTTAGGCTTGATAAAATATGAAATTCGGAAAAGTTGACAATCCCGCAGAAATCGATTTTACGCTGCCGCCCGATGCGCCTGCAAATAAGCGTATCCTCACGAATGCGAAAGGCGGAGGCAAGCCTGAGATTTGTATCGGCTGTGCCAAATGGAATAAAACAGACTTGAAAAGTTTTTACCCCAAAGGTGTCAAAGACGAACTGGGTTACTATGCAACCCAGTTCAACAGCATTGAGCTAAATGCTACTTTTTACAATAATTTCCCGGTCGAAACGATCGAAGGATGGTATAATAAAACCAGCGAAGGCTTTAAATTCTTCCCAAAACTACACCAGGGAATCAGTCACTGGAAAAGGCTGAAAGATGCAAAAGAACCGACTGACGTTTATCTTGATGGTATTTCCCATTTACAGGAAAAGCTGGGCATGCTCTTTCTTCAGTTGCCTGATAATTTCGGCCCAAAAAACTGGGAAGCACTCAAAGCATATCTGGAACAATGGCCCTCAGGCTTTCCGCTTGCATTGGAACTGAGGCACACGGCCTGGTACGACGGAAGTTTTGACAACACCGAGTTTTATGAAGTACTGGAAAGGAACAATATCACGCACATCATAACCGACTCCGCCGGGCGCAGGGATTTGCTGCACATGCACCTGACGACGCCCACTGCATTTATCCGTTATAATGGTGCTAACGTCGATTCGGATTATACCAGACTGGACGATTGGTTCGAAAGAATCAAAATCTGGGTCGCGGAGGGTATCGAGAGAATTTACTTTTTTGTGCATCAAAATCATGAAGAAGCTTCGCCGCTCTTGTCGGCATATCTGATCCAAAAGTTCAATGATGAGCTGGGAATGAACCTGAAAGTACCCGCCCATCCCACCAATACAGGACAGATCAAGCTGCTTTGAATATTTTTGCCTATGATAGGAATAATCAGGACCAATAGTGACAATCCTGACTTTAAAAAATTGACAGACAAGCTGGACGATGAGCTTTGCCTGATATATAATACTAAAAAGGAGGATTTTGAGGAGTACAACAGGATTGTTGATCTGGATACAGTTGTTTTAGCTTACGAGGACAAGAAGGTTACAGGTTGTGGTTGTTTTAAAACACTGAATGATGCCACAATAGAGCTCAAACGTATGTATGTCGAACCTGAGTTTCGGGGACGGGGCATTGCTTCTGCTCTTGTGGCAGAAATAGAAAAGTGGGCGATGGAAAAGGGATATCATTCTGCATTTCTGGAAACCGGCAACGGGCAGCCACAGGCAATCGCTTTGTATCGTAAACTAGGTTACAGCCAGGTTACTGATCTCATGCAATATGCAGTATCGGATTATAGTGTTTGTTTGCAAAAGGAATTGAAAATCAAAACAGCGTAGCAAAATGGCAGGAAAATTTCTAGGGCTCCGGACAACTATCTACAAAGTCGCAGAGCTCGACAAAGCAAAGCAATGGTATACCGAAGCATTCGAAACGGCCCCTTACTTCGACGAACCTTTTTATGTGGGATTCAATATTGCAGGCTATGAGCTGGGCTTGCAGCAGGAAGACGGCGCTGCCTCCGCAAAAACGGCGAATGTCGTGACTTACTGGGGTGTAGCAAACGCCGGACTGGAATTTGAAAGACTAATATCCCTCGGTGCCACGTCACACGAAGAACCCGCCAATGTAGGAGGCGACATCGTAGTAGCCTCCGTGATTGATCCCTGGGGCAATGTGATTGGCGTGATTTATAATCCCGAGTTTACGCTGGAGTAACCCGCTCAGATATGTTTTAAAATAAAGTCGGCAGGTACATTCAGCTTTGTATGAACTGCCTTGATAAAGGAGATGTCAGGCTTTTGCTTTCCGTTTAAAATCAGGGAAAGTTTGGTTCCACTTACTCCCAGGGTCTTCGCAAGGTCCTTTTGTTTCAATTTTAATTCATACATACGAAGTTCAATCATTCCTTCCAATGTTCTGGGAGGTTCTATATAATAGTGCTCTTGTTCGTAAGCTTCCGCCGCCAGCGCCTTTGCACGGATGGTCTGCATTTCCTCCTGAGAAAGATTGGCTTCACCTTTGTTCATTAAGACCAATATCTCCTCCATGATCCGGTCGTACTCAGACTCACTTTTTATTTTTGTGTAGCTATTGTTCATTTTTTACCAATCCTAATAGTTGAAGCTTCGATTTTGTCGTACTGAATGTGCGTCCCTATAAATAATAAGTATATAGTCCTTGTGCTAAAAATGATCAGCGTAACGAGCCGATAGTTATTTCCTTTAATGTTAAAGACATATCTATCATTTCCCACAGCATCAACAGAATTGAAATCCTTTTGTACTTCATGAAAATTTGCCCAGTTGGCCTTCTGGGCTTTCTTAAACCAAACGCTCAGCGTGTTTGCAGAATCTGGATAACGCAACGCAAACTCTCTGATCATTTTGTAGCTGATTACGACCATAATTAAAGTGTGTGTTTCCGAAATGGAATATTAGTAAAGTTAAATAACTTTTAGAAATTCTAAATTTATTTTAAGTTACAAAAAAATGACAGACCACCTGGCCTGTCATTTTTTTATCGGGTAATATCAATTATCAAACCGCAAATTGCTTCGTCTCGACTACTGCCTTCAAATCATGCAGCAGGCTGAACAAGCCGAAGAAAGTCCGGTTCATATAGATAAAATGCTTGGAGCCGCGGTTCATATTCATTTTGCGGAGCTCTTTGTCATTGGCGTATTTTTCGCCCAGCGCAGCCAGTCTCTGGAAGAAAGTTTCATCCGAAAAATCAAAGGTATCCGAGTTAAATGGCTGCGTCAAAAGGCCCAGCACATCTTTGAAAAGGTTTGAAAAATAAACGATCTCTTTCTCTGTATCCTTCGGCTTGAGAATTTCAAGCTCCACTAATCTTTTGTGATAAATAACGGGATCGTTCAGATTTTCCGGCTCTGCGAGATCGAAATAAGGCGTATAAAAAGACTCAGGGATTTCTTT
This Dyadobacter sp. UC 10 DNA region includes the following protein-coding sequences:
- a CDS encoding helix-turn-helix domain-containing protein; translated protein: MNNSYTKIKSESEYDRIMEEILVLMNKGEANLSQEEMQTIRAKALAAEAYEQEHYYIEPPRTLEGMIELRMYELKLKQKDLAKTLGVSGTKLSLILNGKQKPDISFIKAVHTKLNVPADFILKHI
- a CDS encoding AraC family transcriptional regulator, whose product is MNKIYREITPLTQYDCFTVFTRSKTVFDFPLHTHEEYELNLILSGRGVKRIIGDHTEVIDDAELVLVGNNLPHGWLTHSYTWQEGMPEVKEITVQFHKDLFDEKFLKRNQLFFVRSLLEKSAKGISFSKETIERILPRFQALAQKSGFDSILELMYILHDLSVSRNMRTLSNSTFSNDNINFNSRRIEKVFAYMRDNYDKEINLEGISKLAGMSEVSFSRFIRKSTGKTFIESLNEIRLGHASRYLINTSDTISEIAYKCGFNNLSYFNRIFKTKNGCTPKEFRENYSGTRTFV
- a CDS encoding cupin domain-containing protein, which encodes MIQSFMADADKDLVFAKVQQFITEQGFTVVSKDHSRPWGGFFVLEESQAPQFISTFFPHLSLADFAGYEKLSPKILVVAPNKRLSWQYHHRRAEIWKVIGGNAGIVISDTDEETELQQLPIGTVIDLKKGERHRLVGVDEWGIVAEIWQHTDPSNPSDEDDIVRVQDDFGR
- a CDS encoding VOC family protein; translated protein: MAGKFLGLRTTIYKVAELDKAKQWYTEAFETAPYFDEPFYVGFNIAGYELGLQQEDGAASAKTANVVTYWGVANAGLEFERLISLGATSHEEPANVGGDIVVASVIDPWGNVIGVIYNPEFTLE
- a CDS encoding type II toxin-antitoxin system HigB family toxin, which encodes MVVISYKMIREFALRYPDSANTLSVWFKKAQKANWANFHEVQKDFNSVDAVGNDRYVFNIKGNNYRLVTLIIFSTRTIYLLFIGTHIQYDKIEASTIRIGKK
- a CDS encoding GNAT family N-acetyltransferase, producing MIGIIRTNSDNPDFKKLTDKLDDELCLIYNTKKEDFEEYNRIVDLDTVVLAYEDKKVTGCGCFKTLNDATIELKRMYVEPEFRGRGIASALVAEIEKWAMEKGYHSAFLETGNGQPQAIALYRKLGYSQVTDLMQYAVSDYSVCLQKELKIKTA
- a CDS encoding DUF72 domain-containing protein; protein product: MKFGKVDNPAEIDFTLPPDAPANKRILTNAKGGGKPEICIGCAKWNKTDLKSFYPKGVKDELGYYATQFNSIELNATFYNNFPVETIEGWYNKTSEGFKFFPKLHQGISHWKRLKDAKEPTDVYLDGISHLQEKLGMLFLQLPDNFGPKNWEALKAYLEQWPSGFPLALELRHTAWYDGSFDNTEFYEVLERNNITHIITDSAGRRDLLHMHLTTPTAFIRYNGANVDSDYTRLDDWFERIKIWVAEGIERIYFFVHQNHEEASPLLSAYLIQKFNDELGMNLKVPAHPTNTGQIKLL
- a CDS encoding branched-chain amino acid aminotransferase; the encoded protein is MTADTLQIEIQPTSQSRLQDVDFDNLVFGRNISDHMFIAEYREGQWQDLRIVPYGDLSLSPATAALHYGQAIFEGMKAYKNEEGEVLLFRAIDNWKRLNKSAERLCMPSIPEEIFMNGLVELLRLDAGWVPSQPGCSLYIRPYMFATDPYIGVKASDSYYFIIFTSPVGTYYAKPPRVKVETHFIRAAEGGVGGTKCAGNYAGSLYPAKLAQQEGYDQLIWTDAREHAYIEESGTMNIMFLIDGKLVTPYVSETTLDGITRKSIVAIAQKWGIPVEERRVSVKEIIDAAKDGSLESAFGAGTAVVISPFATIAYEGVDYTLPEIKEDSFVTKVKNYLTDLRTGKEEDVFGWMLKV